A stretch of the Archangium violaceum genome encodes the following:
- a CDS encoding patatin-like phospholipase family protein yields MAELDKADAVFEGGGVKGIGLVGALEHLEERGVKLQNVVGTSAGAIVAALVAAGYSAGELSTIMEELDYRRFTDMSALDRVPLLGPALSVLREKGLYEGAYFERWLRDLLARAPRKVRTFRDLHMQGEQPGSKYFYKLQVIAADLTRRKQLVLPWDIRDYGMEPEELDVARAVRMSMSIPFFFEPVRLQDGGGLTCYIVDGGVLSNFPVDILDDKSLEPPWPTFGLKLVDQVNDLGVAEEAPSRIQGPVSLLRALFSTMMEAHDRRYIQEKNFDRTIPIPTLGVKTTDFGIRRERSQALRVSGQKAAERFFQKWNFQEWIQKHRVPEVMARRDAEATGPAAPRGPEPMHSAM; encoded by the coding sequence ATGGCGGAGCTCGACAAGGCGGACGCGGTTTTCGAAGGCGGAGGAGTGAAGGGCATCGGGCTGGTGGGCGCGCTGGAGCACCTGGAGGAGCGCGGCGTGAAGCTCCAGAACGTCGTGGGCACCTCGGCCGGAGCCATCGTCGCGGCACTCGTGGCGGCGGGTTACTCGGCCGGAGAGCTGAGCACCATCATGGAGGAGCTCGACTATCGACGGTTCACGGACATGAGCGCGCTGGACAGGGTGCCCCTGCTCGGCCCCGCGCTGAGCGTGCTGCGCGAGAAGGGGCTCTACGAAGGTGCCTACTTCGAGCGCTGGCTGCGCGACCTGCTGGCCAGGGCCCCCCGGAAGGTCCGTACCTTCCGCGACCTGCACATGCAGGGCGAACAGCCCGGGTCGAAATACTTCTACAAGCTCCAGGTCATCGCCGCTGATCTCACCCGGCGCAAGCAGCTCGTCCTGCCCTGGGACATCCGGGATTACGGAATGGAGCCCGAGGAGCTCGACGTGGCCCGGGCCGTGAGGATGAGCATGAGCATCCCCTTCTTCTTCGAGCCCGTGCGGCTCCAGGATGGAGGAGGCCTCACCTGCTACATCGTGGATGGCGGAGTGCTCAGCAACTTCCCCGTCGACATCCTCGATGACAAGTCGCTCGAGCCGCCCTGGCCCACCTTCGGTCTCAAGCTGGTGGATCAGGTGAATGACCTGGGAGTCGCGGAGGAGGCACCGAGCCGCATCCAAGGCCCCGTCTCCCTCCTCCGGGCGTTGTTCTCCACGATGATGGAAGCGCACGACAGGCGCTACATCCAGGAGAAGAACTTCGATCGCACCATTCCCATCCCCACGTTGGGCGTGAAGACCACGGACTTCGGCATCCGCCGGGAGCGGAGCCAGGCCCTGCGCGTCTCGGGCCAGAAGGCCGCCGAGCGCTTCTTCCAGAAGTGGAACTTCCAGGAGTGGATCCAAAAGCACCGCGTCCCCGAAGTCATGGCGCGGAGGGACGCGGAAGCCACCGGGCCCGCGGCGCCCAGAGGCCCCGAGCCGATGCACTCGGCGATGTAA
- a CDS encoding lysoplasmalogenase family protein — protein MTRRSQPGGGVAAFLSGIWLQLFWLRLASKAVPLLCLASWLWPPRERYTRWIAAGLALSLLGGLLLEAHESKSGIPRLAFTLELARTS, from the coding sequence TTGACCAGACGGTCCCAGCCCGGCGGTGGTGTCGCCGCCTTCCTCTCCGGCATCTGGCTGCAACTGTTCTGGCTGCGGCTCGCGAGCAAGGCCGTGCCCCTGCTCTGCCTCGCCTCATGGTTGTGGCCTCCACGCGAGCGCTACACCCGGTGGATCGCCGCGGGCCTCGCGCTCTCCCTCTTGGGAGGCCTGTTGCTGGAGGCTCACGAGAGCAAGTCCGGCATCCCCCGACTCGCCTTCACGCTGGAGTTGGCTCGGACGTCCTAA
- a CDS encoding class I SAM-dependent methyltransferase: MEAHLFEEMARTEDHHWWFRGRRNIIEAVLRQHLPPASQRRILDVGCGTGGNLPLLQRFGQVVGLEGSPDALALCRRRLGLDFPLHQGHIPQDIPPGRFDVVTAFDVLEHIPDAEGALRGIRSALAPGGLLVLTVPAFGFLWSEHDTVHHHQRRYTVDLLTAQLTGAGLRPRWSSYFNSLLFPPIAVVRLLQRLLPRPRNGAPRSDVEVTDGSGLTNQVLEAVFSAERHVVPRVSLPFGVSLIAVASAEAGN, from the coding sequence ATGGAAGCCCACCTGTTCGAGGAGATGGCTCGGACCGAGGACCACCATTGGTGGTTCCGGGGCCGCCGCAACATCATCGAGGCCGTCCTCCGGCAACACCTGCCGCCGGCCTCCCAGCGGCGCATCCTCGACGTCGGGTGCGGCACGGGCGGCAACCTCCCGCTCCTCCAGCGCTTCGGCCAGGTGGTGGGCCTGGAGGGCTCCCCGGACGCGCTGGCGCTGTGCCGGCGGCGGCTCGGGCTGGACTTCCCGCTCCACCAGGGGCACATCCCCCAGGACATCCCCCCGGGCCGCTTCGACGTGGTGACGGCCTTCGACGTGCTGGAGCACATCCCCGACGCCGAGGGGGCGCTCCGGGGCATCCGCTCGGCGCTGGCTCCCGGTGGGCTGCTGGTGCTCACCGTGCCCGCCTTTGGCTTCCTCTGGAGCGAGCACGATACGGTGCACCACCACCAGCGCCGCTACACCGTGGACCTGCTCACCGCGCAGCTCACGGGCGCGGGGCTGCGCCCGCGCTGGTCCTCCTACTTCAATAGCCTCCTGTTCCCGCCCATCGCCGTGGTGCGCCTGCTGCAGCGCCTGCTTCCGAGGCCGCGGAATGGCGCGCCGCGCTCCGATGTGGAGGTGACGGACGGCTCGGGCCTGACCAACCAGGTGCTGGAGGCCGTCTTCAGCGCCGAGCGGCACGTCGTGCCGCGCGTCTCGCTGCCCTTCGGTGTATCGCTGATCGCCGTGGCCTCCGCCGAAGCGGGGAACTGA
- a CDS encoding glycosyltransferase family 4 protein, which produces MAVHQLIPSFVAGDATGQAALHLQLLLRRLGHFGELYAGEVGAGLESLAHPVSALRPGPDDLVLYHHGIASPLSSRLLHLPCRRGVVFHNISPARYYAGTPLAEALLTGRAQLAAMAPFTDVAIGVSDYNSAELREAGYRDVHTVPLFVEPQRFSESNADQDMLRRLSGPGPVVLSVSRVAPHKRFEDLLALHAELLRLRPEARLLVVGGYEPGSRYFKSLERKARELSGVHFLGRLNHAELVAAYRSANVFVSMSEHEGFGVPLIEAMAAELPVLAYAAAAVPETLGGAGIAFDQKRFAFLAELVVDLCEDPSLRERLLAGQARRLEDFSAEASQKALAKALGEDRRPKRRAAPARKKPRVGVVVQRYGEVTGGAERHAQQVVEQLAPHWELTVLTTCAKNHLSWENVFPPGEEQDANVEGVRVLRFPVTRVRHIRPFNALSRQVFDKPNERLREEHWVAEQGPVVPGLLEHLETHGADYDGFIFFTYLYAPTVWGLPMVARRSLLVPTAHDEPPIRFGVYSDVFERPRALLCNTPEEVELIGKYYPNHAPATVVGVGVDVPEEVDPDRFREQYGVRNPYLLYVGRLEAGKGIPELLAHHRELRSRFHDAPDLVLAGEAHMELRGEGVRHVGRISEQDKYDALAGALAVVVPSRFESLSLLTLEAFAAGTPVLVNGHSEVLVGQVERSRAGRTYTDIESFITGLRELGEQRAALSRRAKTYAARYTWPRVVDAYREEMERIVREKSR; this is translated from the coding sequence ATGGCGGTCCATCAGCTGATTCCGAGCTTCGTCGCGGGCGACGCCACCGGACAGGCGGCACTGCACCTGCAACTCCTGCTGCGCCGGCTGGGCCACTTCGGCGAGCTGTACGCGGGCGAGGTGGGCGCGGGCCTGGAGTCCCTGGCCCACCCCGTCTCCGCGTTGCGCCCGGGCCCGGATGACCTCGTCCTCTACCACCACGGCATCGCCTCGCCGCTGAGCAGCCGGCTGCTGCACCTGCCCTGCCGCCGGGGTGTCGTCTTCCACAACATCAGCCCCGCGCGCTACTACGCGGGCACCCCGCTGGCCGAGGCGCTCCTCACGGGACGGGCGCAGCTCGCCGCCATGGCCCCCTTCACGGACGTGGCCATCGGCGTGTCGGACTACAACAGCGCCGAGCTGCGCGAGGCCGGCTACCGCGACGTCCACACCGTCCCCCTCTTCGTCGAGCCCCAGCGCTTCTCCGAGTCCAACGCGGACCAGGACATGCTGCGGCGCCTGTCCGGCCCGGGCCCCGTGGTGCTCTCGGTGAGCCGGGTGGCGCCCCACAAGCGCTTCGAGGATCTGCTCGCGCTGCACGCGGAGCTGCTCCGGCTGCGGCCCGAGGCGCGCCTGCTGGTGGTGGGCGGCTACGAGCCGGGCAGCCGGTACTTCAAGTCGCTCGAGCGCAAGGCACGAGAGCTGTCCGGGGTGCACTTCCTCGGGAGGCTCAACCACGCGGAGCTGGTGGCCGCGTACCGCTCGGCCAACGTCTTCGTCTCCATGAGCGAGCACGAGGGCTTCGGCGTCCCCCTCATCGAGGCCATGGCCGCGGAGCTCCCGGTGCTGGCCTACGCGGCGGCGGCGGTGCCCGAGACGCTCGGGGGCGCGGGGATCGCGTTCGACCAGAAGCGCTTCGCCTTCCTCGCCGAGCTGGTGGTGGACCTGTGCGAGGACCCGTCCTTGCGCGAGCGCCTGCTCGCGGGCCAGGCCCGGAGGCTGGAGGACTTCTCCGCCGAGGCGAGCCAGAAGGCCCTCGCGAAGGCGCTGGGTGAGGACAGACGGCCCAAGCGCCGCGCCGCGCCGGCGAGGAAGAAGCCACGGGTGGGAGTGGTGGTGCAGCGTTACGGCGAGGTCACGGGCGGGGCCGAGCGGCACGCACAGCAGGTGGTGGAGCAGCTGGCGCCGCACTGGGAGCTGACGGTGCTCACCACGTGCGCGAAGAACCACCTGTCCTGGGAGAACGTCTTCCCGCCGGGCGAGGAGCAGGACGCGAACGTGGAGGGCGTGCGGGTGCTGCGCTTCCCGGTGACGCGCGTGCGCCACATCCGGCCCTTCAACGCGCTGTCGAGGCAGGTCTTCGACAAGCCCAACGAGCGGCTGCGCGAGGAGCACTGGGTGGCGGAGCAGGGCCCGGTCGTGCCCGGCCTGCTCGAGCACCTGGAGACGCACGGGGCGGACTACGACGGCTTCATCTTCTTCACCTACCTGTACGCGCCCACGGTGTGGGGCCTGCCCATGGTGGCGCGGCGCTCGCTGCTCGTCCCCACGGCACACGACGAGCCGCCCATCCGCTTCGGCGTGTACTCGGACGTCTTCGAGCGCCCACGCGCCCTGCTGTGCAACACGCCCGAGGAGGTGGAGCTCATCGGGAAGTACTACCCGAACCATGCTCCCGCGACGGTGGTGGGCGTGGGGGTGGACGTGCCGGAGGAGGTGGACCCGGATCGCTTCCGCGAGCAGTACGGCGTGCGCAATCCCTACCTGCTCTACGTGGGGCGGCTGGAGGCCGGCAAGGGCATCCCCGAGCTGCTCGCGCACCACCGGGAGCTGCGCTCGCGCTTCCACGACGCGCCGGACCTGGTGCTCGCGGGCGAGGCGCACATGGAGCTGCGCGGCGAGGGCGTGCGCCACGTGGGACGCATCAGCGAGCAGGACAAGTACGACGCGCTGGCGGGCGCTCTAGCGGTGGTGGTGCCCTCGCGCTTCGAGAGCCTCTCGCTGCTCACGCTGGAGGCCTTCGCCGCGGGAACGCCGGTGCTGGTCAACGGGCACTCGGAGGTGCTGGTGGGCCAGGTGGAGCGCAGCCGCGCGGGCCGGACGTACACGGACATCGAATCGTTCATCACGGGACTGCGCGAGCTGGGCGAGCAGCGCGCCGCGCTGAGCCGGCGCGCGAAGACGTACGCGGCGCGGTACACGTGGCCCAGGGTGGTGGACGCCTACCGGGAAGAGATGGAACGCATCGTCAGGGAGAAGAGCCGATGA
- a CDS encoding glycosyltransferase family 4 protein, producing MSIGPVAFDASLWDEPTTGIGLYARCLAAGLENRGVRLQRLGARVSGEDPRGRMGRTAYVLGRLPQALRSSEASLYHALGNFNLPLVRIPGKAYVVTVHDLIPLLMPETVSRAYRWQFRLWLARSVLVADRIVCVSACTRDDLLARHPEVAHKVSVVHNGVDHVDRHVTDATTEDFLRSLSLPRQFVLYAGSLDVRKNVSLVLDALERLKARGRPATLVLAGQSWFGSGSVESRVGRMRAEGHDIRPLGYQSEPVFYELMRRATVFAFPSKYEGFGLPPLEAMWLGTPTIVSTTGATPEVCGEAALAVRPDDAEGLAEAMDRLLRSDTERRRWAEEGRRHAARFTWARCAEGTLEAYEAALRR from the coding sequence GTGTCCATCGGTCCTGTCGCTTTCGATGCGAGTCTGTGGGACGAGCCCACCACGGGTATTGGCCTGTATGCCCGCTGTCTGGCCGCGGGCCTCGAGAACCGGGGCGTGCGCCTGCAGCGCCTGGGGGCTCGGGTTTCGGGAGAGGACCCACGGGGTCGGATGGGGCGCACCGCCTACGTGCTCGGCCGGCTGCCCCAGGCCCTGAGGAGCTCGGAGGCGTCGCTGTACCACGCGCTCGGCAACTTCAACCTCCCGCTGGTGCGCATCCCCGGCAAGGCCTACGTCGTCACCGTCCACGACCTGATTCCCCTGCTGATGCCCGAGACGGTGTCCCGGGCCTACCGCTGGCAGTTCCGCCTGTGGCTCGCCCGGAGCGTCCTGGTCGCGGACCGCATCGTCTGCGTGAGCGCGTGCACCCGGGACGACCTGCTGGCCCGTCACCCCGAGGTCGCGCACAAGGTGTCGGTGGTGCACAACGGGGTGGACCACGTGGACCGCCATGTGACGGATGCCACCACCGAGGACTTCCTGCGCTCGCTGTCGTTGCCACGGCAGTTCGTTCTGTACGCGGGCTCGCTGGACGTGCGGAAGAACGTGAGCCTGGTGCTGGACGCTCTCGAGCGGCTGAAGGCGAGGGGCCGGCCGGCGACGCTGGTGCTGGCGGGGCAGAGTTGGTTCGGCTCGGGCTCGGTGGAGAGCCGGGTGGGGCGCATGCGCGCGGAGGGCCACGACATCCGCCCGCTGGGGTACCAATCCGAGCCCGTCTTCTACGAGCTGATGCGGCGGGCGACGGTGTTCGCGTTCCCCTCGAAGTACGAGGGCTTCGGACTGCCGCCGCTGGAGGCCATGTGGCTGGGGACGCCAACCATCGTGTCCACGACGGGGGCCACGCCGGAGGTGTGCGGAGAGGCGGCGCTGGCGGTGCGGCCGGACGACGCGGAGGGACTGGCGGAGGCGATGGATCGGCTGCTGCGCTCGGACACCGAGCGGCGGCGTTGGGCGGAGGAGGGAAGACGGCACGCGGCCCGGTTCACCTGGGCTCGCTGCGCGGAGGGGACGCTCGAGGCCTATGAGGCTGCGCTGCGGCGTTAG
- a CDS encoding Imm52 family immunity protein gives MLTGVMRAMVLAWEPDWAVAATDDFREQMSRNRYPGTFVGWLTYYSRQWGEVPALPVPARVEPVEDKGLLVVLSPERLTAANPEHVSLGHRIQGVLEERGLLREVLEPRA, from the coding sequence GTGTTGACCGGTGTGATGCGGGCCATGGTGCTCGCGTGGGAGCCGGATTGGGCCGTTGCCGCCACCGATGACTTCCGCGAGCAGATGTCGCGGAACCGCTACCCCGGCACCTTCGTGGGCTGGCTGACGTACTACTCGCGCCAGTGGGGCGAGGTGCCCGCGTTGCCAGTACCCGCGCGCGTCGAGCCCGTGGAAGACAAGGGTTTGCTCGTCGTCCTCTCTCCCGAACGCCTCACCGCCGCGAATCCCGAGCATGTTTCCCTGGGTCACCGTATCCAGGGAGTGCTCGAGGAACGCGGCCTGCTCCGGGAGGTTCTCGAACCACGGGCATGA
- a CDS encoding glycosyltransferase family 2 protein: MLNNKKICVVMPGYNAEHTVKRTYDEIPKDVVDDVLLVDDGSSDRTAEIARSLGVHTIVHPKNRGYGGNQKTCYTEALRRGADIVVMVHPDYQYTPRLIPALASCISSGIYDVALGSRILGNTALKGGMPLYKFVANRFLTAVENILVDQKLSEYHTGYRAFSREVLLTLPLEENDDGFVFDNQMLVQAIHFGFRIGEVSCPTRYEEQSSSIGFAKSVRYGFGVLEAAAQLRLMRMGLMPQPRFLSPEGRKLNIESPQEQARGAM; encoded by the coding sequence ATGCTCAACAACAAGAAGATCTGCGTCGTGATGCCTGGCTACAACGCCGAGCACACCGTCAAGAGAACCTATGACGAGATTCCCAAGGACGTCGTGGATGACGTCCTGCTCGTCGACGATGGCTCCAGCGATCGAACGGCGGAGATCGCTCGCTCGTTGGGAGTCCACACCATCGTGCACCCGAAGAACCGGGGCTACGGCGGCAACCAGAAGACCTGCTATACCGAGGCGCTGCGGCGTGGCGCGGACATCGTGGTGATGGTCCACCCGGACTATCAATACACGCCCCGGCTCATCCCCGCGCTGGCCTCGTGCATCAGCAGCGGCATCTACGACGTGGCGCTGGGCTCGCGCATCCTCGGCAACACGGCCCTCAAGGGCGGCATGCCGCTGTACAAGTTCGTGGCCAACCGCTTCCTGACGGCGGTGGAGAACATCCTCGTCGATCAGAAGTTGAGCGAGTACCACACGGGATACCGGGCCTTCTCGCGCGAGGTGCTGCTCACCCTGCCGCTCGAGGAGAATGACGACGGGTTCGTGTTCGACAACCAGATGCTGGTGCAGGCCATCCACTTCGGCTTCCGCATCGGCGAGGTGAGTTGCCCCACGCGTTACGAGGAGCAGTCGTCCTCCATCGGCTTCGCGAAGAGCGTGCGCTACGGCTTCGGCGTGCTCGAGGCGGCCGCGCAGCTTCGGTTGATGCGGATGGGCCTGATGCCCCAGCCCCGCTTCCTCTCCCCGGAGGGGCGCAAGCTGAACATCGAGTCCCCGCAGGAGCAGGCCCGGGGGGCGATGTGA
- a CDS encoding glycosyltransferase, translating into MAPPTISVVIPAYNEGARLPGFVELLTRVCLATASPLLELIVFDDGSAREQAEKERASVEAAQARLATEGSPHRFRFMAAERNGGKGLAIRRGWREAAPQAEWLAFLDADGSVSAEEFLRLATLAAASRDLDVVVGSRVQMAGRHVERSLFRHLQGRVFATLTDLQFHLGYYDTQCGAKLFRASMLRPLLDRLREDRWLLDVELLVLMREQGARPLEVPIDWADAGDSKVRFGVDAARMFWGLRKMHRRLHQHQ; encoded by the coding sequence GTGGCTCCGCCAACCATCAGCGTGGTGATTCCCGCGTACAACGAGGGGGCCCGGCTTCCGGGCTTCGTGGAGTTGCTCACACGGGTCTGCCTCGCCACCGCGTCACCCCTCCTGGAGCTCATCGTCTTCGACGACGGGAGCGCCCGGGAGCAGGCGGAGAAGGAACGGGCGAGCGTCGAGGCAGCCCAGGCCCGGCTGGCGACGGAGGGCTCGCCACATCGCTTCCGCTTCATGGCGGCCGAGCGCAATGGTGGCAAGGGCCTGGCCATCCGGCGGGGCTGGCGGGAGGCCGCTCCCCAGGCCGAGTGGCTGGCCTTCCTGGACGCGGACGGCTCGGTGAGCGCGGAGGAGTTCCTGCGTCTGGCCACCCTGGCGGCCGCGTCACGGGACCTTGACGTGGTGGTGGGCTCGCGTGTCCAGATGGCGGGGCGGCACGTGGAGCGCAGCCTCTTCCGGCACCTGCAGGGGCGCGTCTTCGCCACCTTGACGGACCTCCAGTTCCACCTGGGCTACTACGACACCCAATGTGGGGCGAAGCTCTTCCGGGCCTCGATGCTGCGGCCCTTGTTGGACCGGCTTCGCGAGGACCGGTGGCTGCTGGACGTGGAGTTGTTGGTGCTCATGCGGGAGCAGGGCGCCCGCCCGCTCGAGGTCCCCATCGACTGGGCTGATGCCGGGGATTCGAAGGTCCGATTCGGCGTGGATGCGGCCCGCATGTTCTGGGGGTTGAGGAAGATGCACCGCCGGTTACACCAGCACCAGTAG